One segment of Syngnathus scovelli strain Florida chromosome 6, RoL_Ssco_1.2, whole genome shotgun sequence DNA contains the following:
- the LOC125970880 gene encoding protein Bouncer produces MLQLLFVTVFFFYLVPSTLCGNLGCLYRPLIEKDITFQPLAIECPRNEVCYKAEGHYGGHIGLSSSGCMTRKVCGQERDVFYRGVVYTLSYSCCNWAYCNACGGLFANTFVIIIIVTLVTVAEVFGR; encoded by the coding sequence TTGTCACCGTGTTCTTCTTCTACCTCGTGCCCTCTACGCTGTGCGGCAACCTGGGCTGTCTCTACAGGCCCCTCATAGAAAAGGACATTACATTTCAGCCCCTCGCGATTGAATGCCCTCGGAATGAAGTGTGCTATAAAGCGGAGGGTCACTACGGGGGCCACATCGGCCTGTCCTCAAGCGGCTGCATGACCAGGAAGGTCTGCGGCCAGGAGCGCGATGTCTTCTACCGCGGAGTTGTCTACACGTTGAGCTACTCCTGCTGCAACTGGGCATATTGCAACGCATGTGGGGGCCTCTTTGCCAACAcctttgtcatcatcatcatcgtaacACTTGTGACTGTTGCTGAGGTGTTTGGAAGGTGA